A single window of Oryzias melastigma strain HK-1 unplaced genomic scaffold, ASM292280v2 sc04391, whole genome shotgun sequence DNA harbors:
- the LOC112140159 gene encoding charged multivesicular body protein 1a-like produces the protein MIQHFHVSLQALQQKNVECARVYAENAIRKKNEGLNWLRMASRVDAVASKVQTAVTMKGVAKNMSQVTKALDKALNSMDLQKVSAVMDKFETQVQNLDVHTSVMEDSMSSAMTLTTPQEQVDDLIHQIAEEGGLEVMDQLNQLPAGATSLGGESTRSQDKEDQLSRR, from the exons ATGATCCAACATTTCCATGTTTCTCTCCAGGCTCTGCAGCAGAAGAACGTGGAATGTGCCAGAGTCTACGCCGAGAACGCCATCCGGAAAAAGAACGAGGGTCTGAACTGGCTGCGGATGGCGTCCCGGGTGGATGCAGTGGCGTCTAAGGTCCAGACGGCGGTCACCATGAAGGGG GTGGCCAAAAACATGAGCCAGGTGACCAAAGCCCTGGACAAAGCTCTGAACAGCATGGACCTCCAGAAGGTCTCTGCTGTCATGGACAAGTTTGAAACCCAAGTTCAGAACCTGGATGTTCACACCTCC GTCATGGAGGACTCCATGAGCTCCGCCATGACGCTCACCACGCCTCAGGAGCAGGTGGACGACCTCATCCACCAAATAGCAGAGGAGGGCGGCCTGGAGGTGATGGACCAGCTCAACCAGCTGCCTGCAGGCGCCACCTCGCTGGGGGGGGAGAGCACGCGGAGCCAGGACAAGGAGGACCAGCTGTCCCGACGGTGA